A single window of Deltaproteobacteria bacterium DNA harbors:
- a CDS encoding DUF2283 domain-containing protein, with amino-acid sequence MKIEYDKEVDALYIRIQEKEVARTQEVSDGVNLDFDEQDRLIGLEVLSASKRYASADIFNLSTENLILP; translated from the coding sequence TCGAATATGATAAGGAAGTCGATGCGCTTTACATCAGGATTCAGGAAAAAGAAGTTGCCCGAACCCAAGAGGTGTCCGACGGCGTAAACCTCGACTTCGACGAGCAGGACCGACTGATCGGTCTGGAAGTGTTGAGCGCGTCGAAACGTTACGCTTCAGCCGATATCTTCAATCTCTCCACCGAAAATCTCATATTGCCCTAA